Within the Solibacillus silvestris genome, the region TTTTCGACAACTAGAACATATGTAGTCGTCCCATTTGTCAGACCTATGCTATAATAAATCAAAGAAGTAGCGTGATGGAAGGACGAGGAATAATGGATATTAAATTAACAGCTGACCATATATTGGAAAAAGAATTCAAAAAGAGTATGAAAGGTTATAACATTGACGAAGTGGATCAATTTTTGGATGTAATTCGCGAAGATTATGACACATTTACTGCAAAAATTGCTTCTTTAGAAGAGGAGAACGAGCGCTTAAAGCAAGAGCTGGCAAACTCAAGCCGCAAATCGGCGGTAGCTCCTGCTCCAACAGCAAATAGTACAAACTTCGATATTTTAAAGCGACTTTCAAACTTGGAGAAGCATGTTTTTGGGAGTAAGCTTTACGAATAGTTAAACTATTCATGGGAATATTGTTTTTTTTCTATTATTGCAGTATACTTTATTCATACATCAATATTCGAGTAATCGCTGCGATTTCTATATCGTAGAGGAAAGTCCATGCTCACACGGTGCTGCGATGCCCGTAGTGTTCGTGCTTACTGAAAAAATAAGGTAAGGCAAGAGAATTTCTCTTGACGGCGGAAGGAACTCCTAAGTCTTTTAGATATGGACAAAACTTCCTGAAAGTGCCACAGTGACGGAGCTTATAGTGAAAGCTATAAGGTGGAACGAGGTAAACCCCATGAGTGAGAAACCCAAATTATGGTAGGGGCACTCTCCTGAAGGAATTGAACGGATGGAGGGACGGTCAGCATGGCCGTAGATAGATGATTACTACCTAGTCGTACGAGGCGCAAGCTGTTTGAGTACTTAGGAACAAAACATGGCTTATTGATTATTGATGCTTTTTTCTGAACATATAAAAGGGCTCTCCATTCTTTTGTGGAGAGCCTTTCTTAGTAGGAAAAATTATTATAATATTAAAAATGAAGGCTCATGACGGGCGATTACGGATTAAAATCTTTAAAACAACACTTATTTCTGCCGGAGTGAATATATATAAAATTGTTTTTTATTTAAGGGTGATATTTCTTGAGCGAATTGAAGTCTAATAGATCCATCATGCAAGAACTGGCACTGTCTCAGTTCCCAAAAGAATTAATCGAAAGAGTTTTTGAAAATATTGCGGAAGGTATAATGATTACCGATCGGTATAGAAGAATTTTATCGATTAATGTTGCTTTTGAATTTGTAACAGGCTTTAAATTAGAAGAGGTACAAGGGGAAAAACCATCTATTTTGCAGTCTGGTGTGCATGACAGAGCTTTTTATATAGATATGTGGAAACAAATTGGCAAGACAGGTATATGGCAAGGCGAAATTTGGAATAGACGCAAAACAGGTGAATTATACCCGGAGTGGCTGACAATACTAGCGATTAAAGATGAGGCAGGGAAAATCACAAATTACTGCGGCATTTTTACTGATTTGTCGGAACGTAAAATCGTGGAAGACGAACTTGAAAAAAGATCTCTTCATGATTCATTAACTGAAGTCTGCAACCGTTTTGCCTATATTGAACGTATGAAAGCATTGCTGGAAGTGACAGAAAACCAGATGATGCCGATACAGCATGCCGTTCTTTTTATAGATTTAGACCGTTTTAAGCAAGTAAATGACATGCTCGGACATGCCATTGGTGATCAGTTATTGATAGAGGTATCCGAACGTGTAAAGGCATTAGTGAAAAACAAGGATATTTTAGCGCGCTTTGGCGGAGATGAATTTGTCATTACATTAGCAAATATCCAGCATCCACGGGAAGCTGCAAAATTTGCGGAACAGGTACTCAGAGTTTTTGAAGCGCCGATTAAAGTTCATGATCAGGATGTCTATATATCGACAAGTATGGGAATCAGTATTTATCCGGCAGACGGTACGACAACAGAACAGCTGTTGAATCGTGCAGATCGTGCTATGTCATTTTCAAAAGATAATGGGCGTAATTGCTATTCGTTTTACTTTGACGAGTTGGAAACGGATTCGAATCGAGTGCTGACACTTGATAGTGAGTTACGTAAAGCGATTGAAAACAGAGAATTTACGCTTGCCTACCAGCCGAAAATTAGTACAGAAAAAAACGAAATTGTCGGGATTGAAGCATTGGTACGATGGAACAGTGAGAAACTTGGCTTTGTATCACCTGCTGAATTTATCGAACATGCCGAAGAGTCGGGTTTAATTATCCCATTGAGCGAGCTTATTTTTGAGCTTGCATGTGAAGGCTATCATCAGCTTGTTTCTGCTGGTTATCCGAATGTTCCGATCGCAGTAAATGTTTCCAGCATCCACTTTCAGCAACAAAGCTTTTTGGATTCGGTTCAGACAATTTTAGAGCGTAATAATACTTCGGCCCAAAGTTTTGAAATCGAAGTGACAGAGCGGACAGTGATGAACAGTGCGCAGGAGACCGTGAGTAAATTAGTAAAGCTGAGGCAGTTAGGTTTTAAGCTTTCAATTGACGACTTCGGGACGGGGTATTCTTCGTTAAGTTACTTGGTACGGTTCCCGCTCGATGTGCTGAAGATTGACCGCAGCTTCATTCAGCATATTTGCTCGCTTGATGATAAGCAGGCAATTGTCGATGCGATTATTCAAATGGCGCATCGCCTGAAAATGAAAGTAGTGGCAGAAGGTGTGGAAACTAGCCAGCAAGTCGAACTGCTTAAATCGATGGGCTGTGATTATATTCAAGGGTATTACTACAGTAAACCTTTGCCTATGGAAGAATTAATTGACTTTTTCCATTTTTGGGAAGTCGAGCATCAAGGAAGGATTTAGACGCATGACAAAATTTAATTTAGTTGCAACAGCTGCGATGGGCCTAGAGGCAATTGTAGCAGAAGAAGTACGTGAATTAGGATATGAAACACGTGTTGATAACGGGAAAGTATACTTTGAAGGGGATGAGATGGCGATTGCACGCACGAATCTATGGCTACGAGTAGCAGACCGTGTGAAAATCGTCGTTGCCCAATTCCCTGCTAAAACTTTTGACCAGTTATTTGAAGGCGTAAAAGCGGTTCAATGGGAAAAATACTTACCGGTGGATGCAAATTTCCCGGTATCAGGAAAATCGGTAAAATCGACATTGTTCAGTGTACCGGATTGTCAGGCAATCACGAAAAAAGCAATTGTTGAACGAATGAAACTTGCATATAAACGTTTAGGATTTTTAGATGAGTCCGGCCCGACATTTAAAATCGAAATTTCGATTTTAAAAGATATGGCAACATTAACGATCGATACATCCGGGGTCGGGTTGCATAAGCGCGGATACCGCACGACTCAAGGTGAAGCACCATTAAAAGAAACACTTGCAGCAGCTTTAGTAAAAATTTCAAAATGGTCACCAAGCCGTCCGTTCGTAGATCCTTTCTGTGGTTCAGGAACGATTGCATTGGAAGCGGCTATGATTGGCCAAAATATTGCACCGGGTTATAATCGTGAATTTATTTCGGAATCATGGCCATGGATGAAGCAGGATATTTGGGATAAAGCGCGTGATGAAGCGGATTCTTTAGCGAATTATGATCAGGAATTAACGATAATCGGTACAGATATCGATCATAAAATGGTTGCCATTGCGCAAGAAAATGCACTTGAAGCAGGCTTTGGCGATTTATTGACATTCAAGCAAATGCAGGCGACAGATTTCACAACGAAGCTGACAGACGGGGTTATTGTTACAAACCCACCATATGGTGAGCGTATCGGTGAAGTGGAAGAAATCGAAAAAATGCTGCGCCAGTTTGGACAAGTTATGCAAAATTACCCTACATGGTCAGTGTATATGCTGTCATCAATGGAAGACTTCGAAGTACATTACGGTAAAAAAGCGACGAAAAAGCGTAAATTATTCAACGGATTCATCCGCACAGATTTATACCAGTATTGGGGTCAAAAATCTAAGCGCGAAAATTAATAACGAAGAGCGTGTCCGAAAAGACATTTCGGAGAACGCTCTTTTTGTTGCATATTATTAGTCTTTTTTATGTAAATCGTTGTATAATGATGAGTACAGAATTTTTAATATAAATTGTAAAATGTTAGTATTTGCGGGAGAAATTGTAGATTTCTTCCGCCTCATATTGAGGGGGAACATCCATTTGAGAAAATCTTTACCTTTTGAACTTTCAAGAGAAAAAACTTTCTTTGATTCGTTAGGTGATTGGCTCGGTGACGTATTATATGATGAGCTACCAGAACGAGGATTTGAATGCCGTGACGAACAAATATTCATGGCCTACCAAATAGAGCAAGCTTTAAAAGAAAAGAATGTATTATTTGCGGAAGCGGGTGTAGGAACAGGAAAAACAATTGCCTACTTATTACCGGCCGTATCATATGCGCGTTATACAGGAAAACCGGCATTAATTGCCTGTGCTGATGAAACTTTAATCGACCAGCTCGTAAAAGAGGGCGGCGATATTCATAAACTTCGTGATGTATTAGGACTTGATATCGATGTCCGTCTTGCAAAATCACGTGACCAATATTTATGTTTAAAGCGTTTTGAAGAAGCGGAAAAAACGGAAACGGAAGATTGGATTGATGATATTGCGTTTTCAATTCCGGATGGTGTGTATGCACAAGGCAGTATGATTGCGGTGCAGCCATACGGGGAGCGCTCGGATTATCCGTTAGTGACAGATGAAGACTGGGAGAAAGTAAACTACAATTCAATTATGCAATGTGCGGTTTGTGATTTACGTAATCGATGCGGTCAAACATTGCATCGTGCCCATTACCGTAAATCGACGGACCTTATTATTTGCTCGCAGGATTTCTTAATGGAACATTTGGCGACTAAGGAATCACGTGAGCGTGAAGGACAATTACCGTTATTACCGGAAGTTTCAATGATGGTGCTTGATGAAGGACATTTACTTGAATATGCAGCTCAAAAGGCATTAACGTATAAAGTTCAGGCTTATACGATTGTCGAGTTATTGGAACGATTAATGGTAGATGGTGTCCGTGAGCGTACTTTATAT harbors:
- a CDS encoding cell division protein DivIVA, with amino-acid sequence MDIKLTADHILEKEFKKSMKGYNIDEVDQFLDVIREDYDTFTAKIASLEEENERLKQELANSSRKSAVAPAPTANSTNFDILKRLSNLEKHVFGSKLYE
- a CDS encoding diguanylate cyclase; translation: MSELKSNRSIMQELALSQFPKELIERVFENIAEGIMITDRYRRILSINVAFEFVTGFKLEEVQGEKPSILQSGVHDRAFYIDMWKQIGKTGIWQGEIWNRRKTGELYPEWLTILAIKDEAGKITNYCGIFTDLSERKIVEDELEKRSLHDSLTEVCNRFAYIERMKALLEVTENQMMPIQHAVLFIDLDRFKQVNDMLGHAIGDQLLIEVSERVKALVKNKDILARFGGDEFVITLANIQHPREAAKFAEQVLRVFEAPIKVHDQDVYISTSMGISIYPADGTTTEQLLNRADRAMSFSKDNGRNCYSFYFDELETDSNRVLTLDSELRKAIENREFTLAYQPKISTEKNEIVGIEALVRWNSEKLGFVSPAEFIEHAEESGLIIPLSELIFELACEGYHQLVSAGYPNVPIAVNVSSIHFQQQSFLDSVQTILERNNTSAQSFEIEVTERTVMNSAQETVSKLVKLRQLGFKLSIDDFGTGYSSLSYLVRFPLDVLKIDRSFIQHICSLDDKQAIVDAIIQMAHRLKMKVVAEGVETSQQVELLKSMGCDYIQGYYYSKPLPMEELIDFFHFWEVEHQGRI
- a CDS encoding RNA methyltransferase encodes the protein MTKFNLVATAAMGLEAIVAEEVRELGYETRVDNGKVYFEGDEMAIARTNLWLRVADRVKIVVAQFPAKTFDQLFEGVKAVQWEKYLPVDANFPVSGKSVKSTLFSVPDCQAITKKAIVERMKLAYKRLGFLDESGPTFKIEISILKDMATLTIDTSGVGLHKRGYRTTQGEAPLKETLAAALVKISKWSPSRPFVDPFCGSGTIALEAAMIGQNIAPGYNREFISESWPWMKQDIWDKARDEADSLANYDQELTIIGTDIDHKMVAIAQENALEAGFGDLLTFKQMQATDFTTKLTDGVIVTNPPYGERIGEVEEIEKMLRQFGQVMQNYPTWSVYMLSSMEDFEVHYGKKATKKRKLFNGFIRTDLYQYWGQKSKREN